From a single Candidatus Methylacidiphilales bacterium genomic region:
- a CDS encoding TolC family protein: MRLAALILAGACLAHPDTGTCAEALGLNEAYTLAEARSESLGINREEIKTAEARYWQALSTVFPQVGFTGSQRTQNNLGGGIDSGANGLRRDSWEGRLTVSQSLFSGFREWNTAAAIKADQRGLNSTLARNRQLLYLDVSDLYHQITSLEQDQQALVEILRTLEERRNELAARVTLGRSRKGDLLASETEWADTRATLESVRGFTGAARELFAYLIGRPADSFTLTPPSGLPAADKLETYLWKTGARPDLVAAAERQTATQRRSDAVRGEFLPTIKGNFSYLALEDPEREQEWNIVVTVDVPVFDGGLRVARLSEAKSLYRASQLDFSRARRLADNEVRVAYNNFVSAAGQAVQLHEAERAALENYQAQKKDYTLGRASNLDVLSALLRWKEIIRRRIATESLAHSTMIALKVAAGEPPQAENLPPKIVKSQEPSKE; this comes from the coding sequence GCGTTGGGCCTTAACGAAGCCTACACCCTGGCCGAGGCCCGCAGTGAATCACTCGGCATCAACCGCGAGGAAATCAAAACCGCCGAAGCCCGCTACTGGCAGGCACTGAGCACGGTTTTCCCCCAAGTCGGATTCACCGGCTCCCAACGCACCCAGAACAACCTGGGCGGCGGGATCGACAGCGGGGCCAATGGCCTCCGGCGCGACAGTTGGGAAGGCCGGCTGACGGTCAGCCAGAGTCTTTTCAGCGGCTTCCGCGAATGGAACACCGCTGCCGCGATCAAGGCCGATCAACGCGGCCTCAACTCCACCCTCGCCCGCAACCGCCAGTTGCTCTACCTCGACGTCAGCGATCTCTACCACCAGATCACCTCGCTGGAACAGGACCAGCAGGCCCTGGTGGAAATCCTCCGCACCTTGGAAGAACGTCGCAACGAACTGGCCGCGCGCGTCACCCTCGGCCGCTCGCGCAAGGGTGATCTCCTGGCCTCGGAGACAGAATGGGCCGACACCCGGGCCACCCTCGAAAGCGTGCGCGGATTCACCGGGGCGGCACGGGAATTGTTCGCCTACCTCATCGGACGCCCCGCGGACAGCTTCACCCTCACCCCGCCCTCCGGCCTGCCCGCAGCCGACAAGCTGGAAACCTACCTCTGGAAAACCGGCGCCCGGCCCGACCTGGTCGCCGCGGCGGAAAGACAGACCGCCACCCAACGCCGCTCCGATGCGGTGCGGGGCGAATTCCTCCCCACCATCAAAGGCAACTTCAGCTACCTCGCCCTCGAAGACCCGGAAAGGGAACAGGAATGGAACATTGTCGTGACTGTGGATGTCCCGGTCTTCGACGGCGGCCTGCGCGTCGCCCGCCTCAGCGAAGCGAAATCCCTCTACCGCGCCAGTCAGCTCGACTTCAGCCGCGCCCGCCGCCTGGCCGACAATGAAGTGCGCGTGGCCTACAACAACTTCGTCTCCGCCGCCGGTCAGGCGGTCCAACTCCACGAGGCCGAACGCGCCGCCCTGGAAAACTACCAGGCCCAGAAAAAAGACTACACCCTCGGCCGGGCCAGCAACCTCGACGTCCTCTCGGCCCTGCTTCGTTGGAAGGAAATCATCCGTCGCCGCATCGCCACGGAAAGTCTGGCCCACAGTACCATGATCGCCCTCAAGGTCGCCGCCGGCGAACCACCCCAGGCTGAAAATCTCCCACCCAAAATCGTCAAATCCCAGGAACCCTCAAAAGAATAA
- a CDS encoding efflux RND transporter permease subunit, which yields MTLSDLSIKRPVMAWMLMAGLIVFGAISLGRLGVSYMPDVDFPQLDIEVTWEGAAPEIMEAELVDQIEQKVIAVEGLKELRSNIRQGAANITMEFVIGRDIDAAVQEVQSALTQVRLPLNVDPPVLRKQNPEDDPIMWIGLSSSRPFRDLIEYIDLYVADQFQTLPGVGELLRFGFTERNLRVHVRNHDLQRLQLSVLDVVTAVRREHSEIAAGYIENSQNEINLRTMGEGLTAEQVGNILITQRGGQPIYDTTIRLRDVADVVDDLADARRILLIDGRKAVGLGIKKQRGSNEVAVATEVIRKVEELKRTLPEDIKIRINVDFTRFVVQSIHYTEKELVIASLLTAVICFLFLGNWSSSVNVLLSIPTSILGTFIVIYFMGFTLNLFTMLALTLVIGIVVDDAIMVLENIVRHFQMGKSRVGAARDGAREITFAAVAASVAVMAIFLPVAFMEGVIGKFFFQFGVTISAAVALSLLEAVTLTPMRCSQLMVRSSDNIITRTSDRILGFLGTAYGRGLRICLDHRWKVVTGSFVLFALSLLSFRSLRQEFVPTQDQNFFRMALQTPVGSSLENTFQKAVEVEKYLKSRDDVARYLISVGGQNGQSNSLFVPVVLIPKDQRKKTQSQIMDEFRRDLPQKAPGVRILALTDLSSRGLVSRNQSPPVEFNIRGTEYSDLKKAAAEITRQMEATGLMVDVDTNYREGQPEVRIVPDREAAALRGVSMDDLGQTVLAAMGGLREGKFTSDARRYDVRIRLRADERLQPADIEKLQIRTSFGELIPLSDVVKLEPVKTVQSIARVDRQRSITIRAALATGVSQSTAIAECERISRSVLPEGYSFHLEGSSQTFQDSFKSLNFVFVLGLIAAYMVLASQFNSFIHPVTVLLALPFSVTGAFLILLATGQSINLFSMIGLILLAGIVKKNSILLVEFTNQVREHEHLPVRPALEKACPIRLRPILMTSFATMGAAIPTALSTAPGSEARVPMALTIIGGVAVSTSFTLFVVPCAYSLFARFERHHHEDTSVADELEQPAQRYV from the coding sequence ATGACTCTATCCGATCTATCCATCAAACGCCCGGTCATGGCCTGGATGCTCATGGCCGGGCTGATCGTCTTCGGCGCCATCTCCCTTGGACGCCTCGGGGTCAGCTACATGCCGGACGTCGATTTCCCCCAACTCGACATCGAGGTCACTTGGGAGGGCGCTGCCCCCGAGATCATGGAGGCCGAACTCGTCGACCAGATCGAACAGAAAGTCATCGCCGTCGAAGGACTCAAGGAACTCCGCTCGAACATCCGACAGGGAGCGGCCAACATCACCATGGAATTCGTCATCGGCCGCGACATCGATGCCGCCGTCCAAGAGGTGCAAAGCGCCCTGACCCAGGTCCGTCTTCCCCTCAATGTCGACCCTCCGGTCCTGCGCAAACAAAACCCCGAGGATGATCCCATCATGTGGATCGGGCTCAGCAGCAGCCGCCCGTTCCGCGACCTCATCGAATACATCGACCTCTACGTCGCAGACCAATTCCAAACCCTGCCTGGGGTCGGTGAACTGCTGCGTTTCGGGTTCACCGAGCGCAACCTGCGCGTCCACGTCCGCAACCATGACCTCCAACGCCTGCAACTGTCGGTCCTCGATGTGGTCACCGCCGTCCGCCGGGAGCACTCGGAAATCGCCGCGGGCTACATCGAGAACAGCCAGAACGAAATCAACCTCCGCACCATGGGGGAAGGGCTGACCGCCGAACAGGTCGGCAACATCCTCATCACCCAACGGGGAGGGCAACCCATCTACGACACCACCATCCGGCTGCGCGACGTGGCCGATGTCGTCGATGACCTGGCCGACGCCCGCCGCATCCTGCTCATCGACGGCCGCAAAGCCGTCGGCCTCGGCATCAAAAAACAACGCGGCTCCAACGAGGTGGCGGTGGCCACCGAGGTCATCCGCAAAGTCGAGGAACTCAAGCGCACCCTGCCCGAGGACATCAAGATCCGCATCAACGTCGATTTCACCCGCTTCGTTGTGCAGTCGATCCACTACACTGAAAAAGAGCTGGTCATTGCCTCACTCCTCACTGCCGTGATCTGCTTCCTCTTCCTGGGCAACTGGTCCTCCTCGGTCAACGTCCTTCTCTCCATCCCGACCTCGATCCTCGGCACCTTCATTGTCATCTACTTCATGGGGTTCACCCTCAACCTCTTCACCATGCTGGCCCTGACCCTGGTCATCGGGATCGTGGTCGACGATGCCATCATGGTGCTGGAGAACATCGTCCGGCACTTCCAGATGGGCAAGAGCCGGGTGGGCGCCGCGCGTGACGGCGCGCGTGAGATCACTTTCGCAGCCGTGGCCGCCTCGGTCGCGGTCATGGCCATCTTCCTCCCCGTGGCCTTCATGGAGGGGGTCATCGGCAAGTTTTTCTTCCAGTTCGGCGTCACCATCTCCGCCGCCGTGGCCCTCTCCCTGCTCGAAGCGGTCACCCTGACCCCGATGCGTTGCTCCCAATTGATGGTGCGCTCGTCCGACAACATCATCACCCGCACCTCCGACCGCATCCTCGGCTTCCTCGGCACCGCCTACGGACGCGGCCTGAGGATCTGCCTCGACCATCGCTGGAAAGTGGTCACGGGCTCCTTTGTCCTTTTCGCCCTCTCCCTCCTATCCTTCCGGTCGCTCCGCCAGGAATTCGTCCCCACCCAGGACCAGAATTTCTTCCGCATGGCGCTGCAAACCCCGGTTGGTTCCTCATTGGAAAACACCTTCCAAAAAGCGGTGGAGGTGGAAAAATACCTCAAGTCCCGCGACGACGTCGCCCGCTACCTCATTTCCGTCGGCGGCCAGAATGGCCAGTCCAATTCCCTTTTCGTCCCGGTCGTCCTCATCCCCAAGGACCAGCGCAAAAAAACCCAGAGCCAGATCATGGACGAATTCCGCCGCGACCTGCCGCAAAAGGCCCCGGGCGTGCGCATCCTCGCCCTGACCGACCTCTCCAGCCGTGGACTAGTCTCCCGCAACCAAAGCCCCCCGGTCGAATTCAACATCCGTGGCACCGAATACAGCGACCTGAAGAAAGCCGCCGCGGAAATCACCCGGCAGATGGAAGCCACCGGCCTGATGGTCGATGTCGACACCAACTACCGCGAGGGCCAGCCCGAAGTCCGCATCGTACCCGACCGCGAGGCCGCCGCCCTGCGCGGCGTTTCCATGGACGACCTCGGCCAGACCGTGCTGGCCGCCATGGGGGGCCTGCGCGAGGGCAAATTCACCAGCGACGCCCGCCGCTACGATGTGCGCATCCGACTGCGCGCCGATGAACGGCTCCAACCCGCCGACATTGAGAAACTCCAGATCCGGACCTCGTTCGGCGAGCTCATCCCGCTCTCCGACGTGGTGAAGCTGGAGCCGGTCAAGACCGTGCAGTCCATCGCCCGGGTCGACCGCCAGCGCTCCATCACCATCCGTGCCGCCCTGGCCACCGGGGTCTCACAATCCACTGCGATCGCCGAGTGCGAGCGCATCTCCCGGTCCGTCCTGCCCGAGGGGTATTCCTTCCACTTGGAGGGCTCGTCCCAAACCTTCCAGGACTCCTTCAAGAGCCTCAACTTCGTCTTCGTGCTCGGCTTGATCGCGGCCTACATGGTCCTGGCTTCGCAGTTCAACAGCTTCATCCACCCCGTGACCGTGCTTCTGGCCCTGCCCTTCTCGGTCACCGGCGCCTTCCTCATCCTTCTGGCCACCGGCCAGTCGATCAACCTCTTCTCCATGATCGGCCTCATCCTCCTGGCCGGCATCGTGAAGAAAAATTCCATCCTCTTGGTCGAATTCACCAACCAGGTCCGTGAACACGAGCACCTGCCCGTCCGGCCCGCGCTGGAAAAAGCCTGTCCCATCCGCCTGCGCCCGATCCTCATGACCTCGTTTGCCACCATGGGCGCGGCCATCCCCACCGCCCTCTCCACCGCCCCCGGCTCCGAAGCCCGGGTTCCCATGGCCCTGACCATCATCGGCGGCGTGGCCGTTTCCACCTCCTTCACCCTCTTCGTCGTCCCCTGCGCCTACAGCCTCTTCGCCCGTTTTGAACGCCACCACCACGAGGACACCTCGGTGGCGGACGAATTGGAGCAACCCGCCCAGCGCTACGTGTGA
- the folE2 gene encoding GTP cyclohydrolase FolE2 translates to MNPPTLAGPSMLHDTQNTPDDRQLPINKVGVRGLRHPIEIRDKAHQRQSTVATVALSVDLPQQFKGTHMSRFVEVLNAHGRLIHVENIPDILRELQRRLAADSAHLEMEFPFFLEKKAPVTGAAGLMDYVAKFDAAMDGGTYGMRLTVVVPVATLCPCSKAISARGAHNQRGYVTLTVEFQETVWIEELIEMVEASASCELYSLLKREDEKAVTEKAYDNPVFVEDLVRNVAQRCRADSRITRFRVEAENMESIHNHAAYAMIEQG, encoded by the coding sequence ATGAATCCCCCCACCCTGGCAGGTCCCTCCATGTTGCACGACACCCAGAACACGCCCGACGACCGTCAGTTGCCGATCAACAAGGTGGGGGTTCGCGGACTGCGCCACCCCATCGAGATCCGCGACAAGGCCCACCAGCGCCAGAGCACCGTGGCCACGGTGGCGTTGTCGGTCGACCTGCCCCAACAGTTCAAGGGCACCCACATGAGCCGGTTTGTCGAGGTGCTCAACGCCCACGGCCGGCTGATCCATGTGGAAAACATTCCGGACATTCTGCGCGAGCTTCAACGCAGGCTGGCCGCGGACTCGGCCCATTTGGAAATGGAGTTCCCGTTCTTCCTCGAGAAAAAAGCCCCTGTGACCGGCGCGGCCGGGCTGATGGACTATGTGGCCAAGTTTGATGCGGCCATGGACGGGGGAACATACGGCATGCGGCTGACCGTCGTGGTCCCGGTGGCCACGCTCTGTCCGTGCAGCAAGGCCATCAGTGCCCGCGGGGCCCACAATCAGCGGGGATATGTCACGTTGACGGTGGAATTCCAGGAGACGGTCTGGATCGAAGAATTGATCGAGATGGTCGAGGCCTCGGCCAGTTGTGAACTCTACTCACTGCTCAAGCGCGAGGATGAAAAAGCCGTCACGGAAAAAGCGTACGATAATCCCGTGTTTGTCGAGGACTTGGTGCGGAACGTGGCCCAGCGCTGCCGGGCCGACTCGCGCATCACCCGATTCCGGGTCGAGGCGGAGAACATGGAGTCGATCCACAATCACGCCGCCTATGCCATGATCGAACAGGGCTGA